The Rhodocytophaga rosea genome has a segment encoding these proteins:
- a CDS encoding helix-turn-helix domain-containing protein yields the protein MGRVTKTELIESAEQLLKMSKKIAHPLAGARLRAFYLYKSGQAKAYGQIAAAVGYERHAVGQWFRLYKQKGLQACLQIDPGGHKRASQIAGKVLEQLKAKLADPNNYFTSYKQIHEWLHTAHGIDLSYEHVHWFVHRQLGAKLKVVRKSNLKKDLAYEQKYKKN from the coding sequence ATGGGAAGAGTAACCAAAACTGAGCTCATCGAGAGTGCCGAGCAGTTGCTGAAGATGAGCAAAAAAATAGCCCATCCGCTAGCCGGAGCCAGACTGCGGGCTTTTTACCTCTACAAGAGTGGGCAGGCTAAAGCGTATGGACAAATAGCTGCTGCCGTAGGCTATGAGCGTCATGCAGTGGGCCAGTGGTTCCGGCTTTACAAACAGAAAGGGCTGCAAGCCTGTCTTCAGATAGATCCGGGCGGCCACAAAAGGGCATCACAGATTGCAGGTAAAGTACTTGAGCAGTTGAAGGCAAAGCTTGCTGATCCAAACAACTATTTTACTTCTTATAAGCAAATCCATGAGTGGTTGCACACGGCGCATGGCATTGATCTGAGCTATGAGCATGTACATTGGTTTGTCCACCGACAGCTGGGGGCAAAGCTGAAAGTGGTTAGAAAGAGCAACCTGAAAAAGGATCTAGCCTATGAGCAGAAGTATAAAAAAAACTAA
- a CDS encoding serine hydrolase gives MENALVKLKVAGAAVAIVKDGKVIHQKGYGLTSVTTKEKVNEYTNFQIASNTKAFTTAALSILEDEGKLKWTDKVKDQLPEFKMYNDYVTENFNIQDLLTHRSGLGLGAGDLMFFPDGSDFTMKDVLSSFQYFKPVSAFRTKYDYDNLLYIVAGEVIARASGMSYDAFVQKRIIEPLQMKNTFVGSLMKDKSNLATPHSSVSGYIKTIDAQNVGMGSAAGGIFSNVADMSKWMLAQLNRGKYGADLKTSLFSLKNHNEMWRLHTVLETNRFPRYNSHFNGYGLGWFLTDVKGNLKVSHTGGLPGMVSEVTMYPDLNLGIVILTNSDEGGALFSAVSGTIADSYLGLDDFGWTDKIAGWMQYQKNMSDVVTKKVWEKVESAKKVKVKNEDFIGIYEDPWFGKIEVFEKNKKLWFKSYRSPKLNGPMDFYNANTFAIKWEYQAMNADVLAMFSLDEKGKAQSIKMKGISPNIDFSFDFQDLDLQRKDDFKAYEGYYKFQFEPGKNEYIKIITKNNHLVLIETWNGAEITFEQKSELEFFNDSRNYPLKFTKSKEGAITQVLVHNKDLWKKDNDYKP, from the coding sequence GTGGAAAATGCCCTGGTAAAGTTGAAGGTAGCTGGCGCAGCTGTAGCCATTGTTAAAGATGGTAAAGTAATTCACCAAAAAGGGTATGGGCTTACTTCTGTTACAACAAAAGAAAAGGTCAATGAATACACCAATTTTCAGATTGCATCAAATACCAAAGCATTTACAACGGCTGCACTTTCTATTTTAGAAGATGAAGGCAAACTAAAATGGACCGATAAAGTAAAAGACCAACTGCCTGAATTCAAAATGTATAATGATTATGTAACCGAGAACTTTAACATACAGGACCTGTTAACGCATCGCAGCGGACTCGGATTAGGTGCTGGCGATTTGATGTTTTTTCCTGATGGTTCCGACTTTACCATGAAGGATGTGTTGAGCAGCTTTCAATATTTTAAACCTGTTTCTGCTTTTCGAACCAAATATGATTATGACAATTTGCTCTATATCGTGGCAGGGGAAGTAATAGCCAGAGCCAGCGGTATGAGTTATGACGCATTTGTCCAAAAACGAATCATCGAGCCTTTACAAATGAAAAATACCTTTGTTGGCAGCCTGATGAAAGACAAAAGCAACCTGGCAACACCGCACTCATCAGTGTCCGGATACATAAAAACAATTGACGCTCAAAATGTAGGAATGGGTAGTGCTGCCGGCGGAATATTCTCGAATGTGGCAGATATGTCAAAATGGATGCTGGCTCAATTAAACAGAGGCAAGTATGGAGCTGATTTAAAAACATCATTATTTTCTTTGAAAAACCACAATGAAATGTGGCGGTTACATACTGTTTTAGAAACCAATCGGTTCCCCAGATATAATTCTCATTTTAACGGCTATGGTTTAGGTTGGTTCTTAACCGATGTGAAAGGAAATTTAAAAGTATCGCACACGGGCGGTTTACCGGGTATGGTATCCGAGGTAACTATGTATCCCGATTTAAATTTAGGAATCGTCATATTAACCAATTCAGATGAGGGTGGCGCACTTTTTTCGGCAGTCTCAGGTACTATTGCTGACAGTTATTTAGGCTTGGACGATTTTGGTTGGACGGATAAAATAGCAGGATGGATGCAATATCAAAAGAATATGAGTGATGTAGTAACAAAAAAGGTTTGGGAAAAAGTTGAGTCAGCAAAAAAAGTAAAAGTAAAAAACGAAGATTTTATCGGAATATATGAAGACCCTTGGTTTGGAAAAATTGAAGTGTTTGAAAAAAATAAAAAATTATGGTTCAAATCTTACCGCTCTCCCAAATTAAATGGTCCTATGGATTTTTACAATGCCAATACATTTGCTATAAAATGGGAATATCAAGCTATGAATGCCGATGTATTGGCGATGTTTTCATTGGATGAAAAAGGCAAAGCCCAATCCATTAAAATGAAAGGCATTTCGCCAAATATTGACTTTAGTTTTGATTTTCAGGATTTGGACTTACAAAGGAAGGATGACTTTAAGGCCTATGAAGGATATTATAAGTTTCAATTTGAACCGGGTAAAAACGAGTATATAAAGATAATAACCAAAAATAACCATCTGGTTTTAATTGAAACATGGAATGGAGCAGAAATTACTTTTGAGCAGAAGTCCGAATTGGAATTTTTTAATGATTCAAGAAATTATCCGCTAAAGTTTACTAAATCCAAAGAAGGTGCCATTACTCAAGTTCTTGTACACAATAAGGATTTATGGAAAAAGGATAATGATTATAAGCCATAA
- a CDS encoding dipeptidase: protein MATITGAGTAIIVNPFSSWATSEIDPKVAAIVAKTIAIDTHNHIDVPFKTEENVGQKYELATEMKTSGLSGICMTFQVDRPKLTKEGEAYKRFILSLDQMDEILNANYIKHALNFSDIKKARKENKPIVIQSVEGGHFVEGKLERVEIAYKRGLRHLGLLHDNQSLVPLGDIYTDPSQFGGLTESGVNVIKECNRLGILIDLAHCSNEAINDALEVTNKPIIISHTGLNTQVGKDEKMAKMMMPRLISKEQAKIVANAGGVIGVWTHLADTPWHMLNTFVPW from the coding sequence ATGGCAACTATAACAGGTGCAGGAACTGCCATAATAGTTAACCCATTTTCCTCTTGGGCTACTAGTGAAATTGACCCCAAAGTAGCTGCCATTGTTGCCAAAACGATTGCAATTGATACGCACAATCATATCGATGTTCCTTTTAAAACTGAAGAGAACGTTGGCCAAAAATATGAGTTGGCTACAGAGATGAAAACCTCAGGCCTATCGGGTATCTGTATGACCTTTCAGGTTGACCGCCCTAAACTGACGAAAGAAGGAGAAGCTTACAAGCGATTCATTTTAAGTTTAGACCAAATGGATGAAATTTTAAATGCCAATTATATAAAACATGCCCTAAATTTTTCGGATATAAAAAAGGCTCGAAAAGAAAACAAGCCCATTGTTATTCAATCGGTGGAAGGCGGACATTTTGTAGAGGGAAAACTAGAACGGGTAGAAATTGCTTATAAGAGAGGCTTAAGGCATTTAGGATTACTACACGACAATCAATCTTTAGTACCTTTAGGAGACATTTATACCGATCCCTCACAGTTTGGAGGGCTCACCGAATCTGGAGTGAATGTAATTAAAGAATGTAATAGACTCGGTATTCTCATTGACCTTGCTCATTGTAGCAATGAGGCAATTAATGATGCGCTTGAAGTAACAAATAAACCTATTATTATCTCTCATACAGGGCTGAATACCCAAGTTGGTAAAGATGAAAAAATGGCAAAAATGATGATGCCCAGGCTCATAAGTAAAGAACAAGCTAAAATCGTAGCTAATGCGGGTGGTGTGATTGGGGTGTGGACACACCTTGCCGATACCCCCTGGCATATGCTCAACACATTCGTTCCCTGGTAG
- a CDS encoding membrane dipeptidase: MDTPCRYPLAYAQHIRSLVDVVGVEHICIGTDTKIAVPANASEPFGSKTNKAWTTQTEGFFYSVVEAMLNSGFNEDEISKIGGENYCRIFDQATKR; encoded by the coding sequence GTGGACACACCTTGCCGATACCCCCTGGCATATGCTCAACACATTCGTTCCCTGGTAGATGTAGTTGGAGTAGAACACATTTGTATAGGAACAGACACTAAAATCGCTGTTCCTGCAAATGCAAGTGAACCGTTTGGGAGTAAAACAAATAAGGCTTGGACAACCCAAACAGAAGGCTTCTTTTACTCCGTGGTAGAGGCCATGTTAAACTCAGGATTTAATGAGGATGAAATTTCGAAAATTGGAGGTGAGAATTATTGCCGCATATTTGATCAAGCCACAAAGAGGTAG
- a CDS encoding winged helix-turn-helix transcriptional regulator, which produces MARLAGIGDALYAIGGKWKLQIIVALTEGVSRFNEIQRTITGISSKVLAAELKELELNGFVKRTIIAQTPVTIEYKLTDYALTLHQVLDALSDWGTKHRAKIKQEMK; this is translated from the coding sequence ATGGCAAGACTAGCCGGCATTGGAGATGCGTTGTATGCCATTGGAGGGAAATGGAAGCTACAGATCATTGTTGCCCTTACAGAGGGAGTAAGTCGCTTTAATGAAATACAGCGAACCATCACGGGCATATCCTCAAAAGTGCTGGCTGCCGAGTTAAAAGAATTAGAGTTGAATGGATTCGTTAAGAGAACTATTATTGCTCAAACCCCTGTAACAATAGAATATAAACTGACAGATTATGCCTTAACCCTTCATCAGGTTCTGGATGCATTAAGTGACTGGGGTACTAAACATCGGGCTAAGATTAAACAAGAGATGAAATAA
- a CDS encoding HupE/UreJ family protein, whose product MLVGALEVQQTQYPINGTYRELIAQVQLTPPALENVRQFVFHYDAVLHQLVTHKIMVSIRQDWVSGQLAEDAPSQIGIIELDIVYNWILPLSVNLEKGSFMTGFQAMVELGIRHIGEGTDCLLFLLVLLLPAPLLVSNGRWGQFGGVRYSLRHLLLIVTAFTIGHSLPLLFGTLEWFQFPSQPVEVLIALSILLSAAHALRPLFPGREPWVAASFGLIHGLAFADTLTNLHLETGPLLWSLFGGSNCCPGDSLAVFVKPD is encoded by the coding sequence GTGCTTGTTGGCGCATTAGAAGTACAGCAAACCCAATATCCGATTAATGGCACTTATCGGGAACTGATAGCACAAGTTCAATTGACTCCTCCTGCCTTGGAGAATGTCCGGCAGTTTGTCTTCCACTATGATGCGGTGCTTCATCAGCTGGTTACCCATAAGATCATGGTATCTATCCGGCAGGATTGGGTCAGCGGTCAACTTGCTGAAGATGCTCCATCGCAAATAGGTATCATTGAACTCGATATTGTATACAACTGGATTCTGCCTCTTTCAGTAAACTTAGAGAAAGGTAGCTTCATGACAGGTTTTCAGGCAATGGTAGAGCTTGGTATCCGACACATTGGGGAAGGCACCGATTGTTTGCTCTTTTTGCTCGTGCTTTTGCTACCAGCTCCATTACTAGTAAGTAACGGACGCTGGGGCCAATTTGGTGGAGTTCGCTACAGTTTGAGACATTTGCTGCTCATTGTAACAGCTTTTACCATCGGACATTCTCTCCCCCTGCTCTTTGGCACGTTAGAATGGTTTCAATTCCCTAGCCAACCTGTCGAAGTGCTGATTGCACTATCTATTCTCCTTTCGGCTGCACACGCTTTGCGACCCTTATTTCCAGGAAGAGAGCCATGGGTTGCGGCTAGTTTCGGTCTCATTCATGGGCTGGCCTTTGCTGATACGCTCACTAATCTGCACCTTGAAACAGGCCCACTCTTATGGAGCCTTTTCGGGGGTAGCAATTGTTGCCCTGGTGATTCCCTGGCTGTTTTTGTTAAGCCAGACTAG
- a CDS encoding IS630 family transposase: MLTFLLQRYYAPLAAKGVVSHWKVYYQDESRFGLMTVLRRAITLAGIKPVGAYQHRFIYRYCYGLVEPLTGDHFFITAPQVNTLYFEYMLEEFSRHQPQVFKFIFVDKAGYHRAKALQVPQNIRLVYLPSSNPELNPVERLWGDMKNKVAFHNFSHEQELEAWITNTAKSYGQRQIASLTGYPYILEAISKITTSME; encoded by the coding sequence GTGCTCACTTTCCTCTTACAGCGCTACTATGCTCCTTTGGCTGCCAAAGGGGTAGTCAGCCATTGGAAGGTGTACTATCAGGATGAGAGCCGCTTTGGTTTGATGACTGTTTTGAGAAGAGCCATCACCCTTGCCGGCATAAAACCGGTAGGAGCCTATCAGCACCGCTTCATCTACCGCTACTGCTATGGATTGGTAGAACCGCTGACAGGAGATCACTTCTTTATTACTGCCCCACAGGTTAACACGCTTTACTTTGAGTATATGCTTGAGGAGTTTAGCCGCCATCAACCGCAAGTGTTCAAGTTTATCTTTGTAGACAAAGCAGGCTATCACCGGGCAAAAGCCTTGCAAGTGCCCCAAAATATCCGCCTGGTGTATTTACCTTCTTCCAACCCTGAACTCAATCCGGTCGAAAGGCTGTGGGGGGATATGAAAAACAAAGTAGCTTTTCACAACTTCAGCCATGAACAAGAACTGGAAGCCTGGATCACTAATACGGCTAAAAGTTATGGGCAAAGACAGATCGCCTCTCTAACCGGATACCCTTACATTTTAGAAGCCATCAGCAAGATTACAACCTCTATGGAATAG
- a CDS encoding MarR family winged helix-turn-helix transcriptional regulator, with protein sequence MGRITSAYSLYHRAAMSKTKLPSPESFYFLNGLAHLGEVKKTDLINYLFYEYTTGMEVISKLLKDNLILEKVDLADKRAKLISLTAKGKQVLNGSYIQSAKVSEMIFNGMNNDSIKLCIELLVDIEEKHSKWVPELKNKEFDEMYHTICK encoded by the coding sequence ATGGGACGGATTACAAGTGCGTATAGTTTGTATCATCGGGCAGCCATGAGCAAAACTAAGTTACCTTCGCCGGAAAGCTTTTACTTTCTGAATGGGCTGGCTCATCTGGGAGAAGTAAAAAAAACAGACCTGATCAATTATCTCTTTTATGAATATACTACCGGGATGGAAGTGATCAGTAAATTACTCAAAGACAATCTAATCCTCGAAAAAGTAGACCTTGCCGACAAACGGGCGAAGCTCATTAGTCTCACAGCAAAAGGCAAGCAGGTTTTGAATGGAAGCTATATCCAGTCAGCAAAAGTGAGTGAAATGATTTTCAATGGGATGAATAATGATTCAATTAAACTTTGTATTGAGTTGTTAGTAGACATTGAAGAAAAGCATTCTAAATGGGTGCCAGAACTCAAAAACAAGGAATTTGATGAAATGTACCATACTATTTGCAAATAA
- a CDS encoding Atu2307/SP_0267 family LLM class monooxygenase: MEIGIDSFASAMYGSKELGSQDAMQQLLDRIVAADEAGLDIFGIGEHHKKEFLDSAPAVILAAAAALTKKIRLTSAVTVLSTSDPVRIFQSFATLDIISKGRAEIVVGRGSAIEAYPLFGYDLNDYDALFKEKLKLLLQIRDQELVTWSGKFRPALQNQPVYPRPVQEKLPVWVGVGGTPQSFVRAGMLGLPLMVAIIGRETERFRPLIDLYRKSGQEAGFSPDQLKVGLHSPGYVGKDDRSAIADYYPGYAQLWTKLGRERGWPPVTRGQFDSLIAPKGVLVVGGPETVAQKLLRHSQALGGVDRFTFQMDNAGLSHQQLKQSIELIGTEVIPQIRKNG; the protein is encoded by the coding sequence ATGGAAATAGGAATAGATAGTTTCGCATCTGCCATGTATGGAAGCAAAGAGCTGGGCAGCCAGGATGCCATGCAACAACTGCTGGATAGAATAGTTGCTGCCGACGAGGCTGGGCTCGATATATTCGGGATCGGCGAACATCATAAAAAAGAATTTCTGGACTCTGCGCCTGCAGTCATACTAGCAGCGGCAGCGGCTCTTACGAAAAAAATCCGGCTAACCAGTGCTGTAACTGTACTAAGTACTTCAGATCCGGTGCGTATTTTTCAAAGTTTTGCCACCTTGGATATAATTTCAAAAGGCCGTGCCGAGATCGTGGTTGGCCGGGGTTCTGCCATCGAAGCATATCCCTTATTCGGATACGACCTGAATGACTATGATGCCTTATTCAAAGAAAAATTAAAATTGCTGCTGCAGATCCGGGATCAGGAACTGGTTACCTGGTCGGGAAAATTCAGGCCCGCACTGCAGAATCAACCTGTCTATCCGCGACCTGTTCAGGAAAAGTTACCTGTCTGGGTAGGTGTGGGCGGAACACCACAATCTTTTGTACGTGCCGGTATGCTAGGCCTTCCCTTAATGGTCGCTATTATTGGTCGTGAGACCGAACGTTTTCGGCCGCTCATCGATCTTTACCGGAAATCGGGTCAGGAAGCAGGTTTCAGCCCTGATCAACTCAAGGTAGGACTTCATTCACCTGGTTACGTAGGGAAGGATGACCGCTCGGCAATAGCTGATTATTATCCGGGCTATGCTCAGTTGTGGACGAAATTAGGACGGGAGCGTGGGTGGCCGCCGGTAACCAGAGGTCAGTTCGATAGTCTGATAGCCCCAAAAGGTGTACTCGTTGTAGGTGGGCCAGAAACGGTTGCTCAAAAGCTTTTACGGCATAGCCAAGCACTGGGAGGAGTGGATCGGTTTACATTTCAGATGGATAATGCAGGACTTAGCCACCAGCAGTTAAAGCAATCTATCGAACTAATTGGCACTGAAGTAATTCCACAAATCCGGAAGAATGGTTGA
- a CDS encoding DUF3500 domain-containing protein: MKKIVSLLIITLLLIVVKQTNIAHAQPNNEPFPERLKRIENENLNKPYEGIITSKGKEKGLYPLTSTGVTTEPIKKAAEAFLKSLSKDQLPKTHFDSQNKEWQKWSNVDNGLYKRQGVSIKEMSQQQRKLAFALMQTSLSAKGLQLGKDIMKTDQTLRELNNDNPIYDEELYFFTIMGKPSMNEPWGWQVDGHHLVINYFIVGDQVVMTPVFMGGEPIITTSGKYLGNTLFQDEQNTGLKFMQSLSSEQQRQATLSEEKRGNNIEAEAFSDNKTVDFQGLATTKMTEAQKEKLVALTHQYISNMREGHAKVKMEDIKKHLDNTWFAWIGKTDEEAVFYYRIHSPVILIEFDHQSPIGIRGQGRGATRNHIHTIVRTPNGNDYGKDLLRQHLEQHHNHK; the protein is encoded by the coding sequence ATGAAAAAAATAGTGTCACTACTTATCATTACATTACTATTAATAGTAGTAAAGCAAACTAATATAGCCCATGCTCAGCCTAATAATGAACCCTTTCCCGAAAGATTAAAAAGAATAGAAAATGAAAATCTGAATAAACCTTATGAAGGAATAATTACCTCAAAGGGAAAAGAAAAAGGACTGTACCCACTTACCTCAACTGGTGTCACTACAGAGCCTATTAAAAAGGCAGCTGAAGCATTTCTAAAGTCCTTGAGCAAGGATCAATTGCCCAAAACACACTTTGACAGTCAAAATAAAGAATGGCAAAAGTGGTCTAATGTAGACAATGGGTTGTATAAACGGCAAGGGGTCAGTATCAAGGAAATGTCTCAACAGCAAAGAAAATTAGCTTTTGCGCTAATGCAAACCTCTTTGAGTGCCAAAGGCCTGCAACTGGGTAAGGATATTATGAAAACTGACCAAACCTTAAGAGAGCTTAACAATGACAATCCCATTTATGATGAAGAACTCTATTTTTTTACCATTATGGGTAAGCCCTCGATGAATGAGCCTTGGGGCTGGCAAGTGGATGGACATCATCTGGTGATTAATTATTTCATTGTAGGCGATCAAGTGGTAATGACGCCTGTGTTTATGGGTGGAGAACCCATCATCACCACCTCCGGAAAGTATCTAGGCAATACTCTATTTCAAGATGAACAAAACACGGGATTAAAGTTTATGCAATCTCTTTCATCTGAGCAACAAAGGCAAGCTACTTTATCTGAAGAGAAAAGAGGAAATAATATTGAGGCAGAAGCATTTTCCGATAACAAAACCGTGGACTTCCAGGGCTTAGCAACCACAAAGATGACGGAGGCACAAAAAGAGAAATTAGTAGCGTTAACTCATCAATATATTTCTAATATGAGAGAGGGACATGCTAAGGTAAAAATGGAGGATATTAAAAAACATTTAGATAATACCTGGTTTGCCTGGATTGGTAAAACCGATGAAGAGGCCGTGTTCTATTATCGCATTCATAGCCCTGTGATACTCATAGAATTTGACCATCAGTCACCTATTGGGATTAGAGGCCAGGGGCGTGGAGCTACAAGAAATCATATTCATACCATTGTAAGAACCCCTAATGGAAATGATTATGGCAAAGACTTATTAAGACAACATTTAGAGCAACACCACAATCACAAATAG
- a CDS encoding ligand-binding sensor domain-containing protein has protein sequence MMNFLPIYALLLPFIFYTSCQGQNKTHLLTDTIKSETKDTVTSQVPNSMVRNIKQARNGDILIASWKGVFRYDGKSFTNLTSNIPSPSFWDVVEDRKGNLWFASRDSGVYYYNGKSFQHFTTKDGLASNVALHIYEDKTGNIWVGASRYDGRSFRNFTTKDGFPSNSIRLLLEDKTGKLWFGAQGENMFVYDGKTFTVLKNIDGKAFNNVWSIIEDKKGNIWFGADGLWRYDGSTFTKVSERGAYAIIEDKKGNIWTTGGVNSGAWALSRYDEKSLYSKKPTVTEIKSQSVMLLGILEDTKGNIWFGSGGGVYRYDGKTITDFKNK, from the coding sequence ATGATGAACTTCCTGCCCATTTATGCTTTGTTGTTACCCTTTATTTTTTACACTTCCTGTCAAGGACAAAACAAAACCCACCTACTAACAGATACTATCAAGTCCGAAACCAAAGACACAGTCACTTCCCAGGTGCCTAACAGTATGGTTCGGAATATAAAGCAAGCTAGAAACGGAGACATTTTGATTGCCTCATGGAAGGGTGTTTTTAGATACGATGGAAAATCGTTTACCAATCTAACAAGTAACATACCTTCGCCCAGCTTCTGGGATGTTGTGGAAGATCGAAAAGGAAATCTTTGGTTCGCTTCCAGAGATTCAGGTGTCTATTATTATAATGGGAAATCCTTCCAACATTTTACAACAAAGGATGGGCTTGCCAGTAATGTAGCTCTTCATATTTATGAAGATAAAACCGGTAATATCTGGGTCGGAGCAAGCCGTTACGATGGGAGATCTTTTCGAAATTTTACCACAAAAGATGGATTTCCCAGTAACAGTATTCGTTTACTCCTTGAAGACAAAACCGGTAAGCTTTGGTTTGGTGCACAAGGAGAAAATATGTTCGTTTATGATGGAAAAACATTTACCGTTTTAAAAAACATAGATGGCAAAGCGTTTAACAACGTTTGGTCGATAATCGAAGATAAAAAAGGAAATATTTGGTTCGGTGCCGATGGTCTTTGGAGATATGACGGTAGTACCTTTACTAAGGTATCGGAGAGAGGTGCTTATGCTATCATCGAAGATAAAAAAGGAAACATCTGGACTACCGGTGGAGTAAATTCGGGAGCCTGGGCACTTTCCCGTTATGATGAAAAGTCCTTGTACAGTAAAAAGCCAACTGTAACCGAAATAAAGTCACAATCAGTAATGCTTTTGGGGATTTTAGAAGATACGAAAGGAAATATTTGGTTTGGCTCTGGTGGTGGAGTGTATCGGTATGATGGAAAAACCATCACGGACTTTAAAAATAAATAG
- a CDS encoding pirin family protein, translating into MKKEDISFPARQSIRSYYIQELNDHTINNQMKKKSSFSSQGQRADIGDLIIYRILPNRYADAVGPFVFLDHIVPTFQTKINKEGTGAHPHRGIATLSYILNGEDEHFDSAGNYAMVHSGGVQWMNAGNGIIHDETLKYDSRTDSKMLHAFQFWINLPSKIKAEKPSYLAIEGRDVPYKELLDGKGWIKVIVGSFEELNSAIPNYSKQFLYHIHLEPGGSFATLFADNIEVAAYLPLLPAIINAESFNAGDFIEFDRKAGTIELRNDNQQACDFLLFGGEPYQEPIAAEGPFVMNSRLEIANAYRDFYNGDYGKIDYQKQKVKV; encoded by the coding sequence TTGAAAAAAGAAGACATCAGCTTTCCTGCAAGGCAGTCTATTCGGTCTTACTATATACAAGAACTAAACGATCACACAATTAATAATCAAATGAAAAAGAAAAGCAGTTTTTCATCTCAGGGTCAAAGAGCAGATATTGGAGACCTTATCATATACCGGATACTTCCCAACAGATACGCTGACGCGGTCGGGCCGTTTGTTTTTTTAGACCATATCGTTCCAACATTCCAAACTAAAATCAATAAAGAAGGCACTGGCGCTCATCCGCACCGCGGTATTGCTACGTTAAGTTACATCCTGAATGGGGAGGACGAACACTTTGACAGCGCAGGAAACTATGCTATGGTGCATTCCGGAGGCGTGCAATGGATGAATGCCGGGAATGGCATCATTCATGATGAAACACTTAAGTATGATTCCAGAACTGATTCCAAAATGCTTCATGCCTTTCAATTCTGGATCAATCTGCCCTCAAAAATCAAAGCCGAAAAACCCTCCTACTTAGCTATTGAAGGCAGGGATGTCCCCTATAAAGAACTACTAGATGGAAAAGGATGGATCAAAGTGATCGTTGGTTCTTTTGAAGAATTAAACTCTGCAATTCCGAACTATTCAAAACAGTTTCTTTACCACATCCATTTGGAGCCAGGAGGCAGTTTCGCAACCCTGTTTGCCGATAACATAGAAGTTGCCGCTTATTTGCCCCTTCTGCCAGCAATTATAAATGCCGAATCCTTCAATGCTGGTGATTTCATAGAATTCGACAGAAAGGCGGGAACTATAGAATTAAGAAACGATAATCAGCAGGCTTGTGACTTTTTATTGTTTGGCGGAGAGCCCTACCAGGAGCCTATTGCCGCTGAAGGTCCATTTGTGATGAACTCCAGGCTGGAGATCGCCAATGCTTACAGAGATTTTTACAATGGCGATTACGGCAAAATAGATTACCAAAAGCAAAAGGTCAAGGTATAA
- a CDS encoding CDP-diacylglycerol diphosphatase encodes MQETITRKIFGKAISYELHIEESQRNQYQIHLSCLQPRLYQQMLSNSPALLENQLVTIVKDAAYKFTPQIDFQEPFFIDCSHNEVCLQARFSTR; translated from the coding sequence ATGCAAGAAACTATCACACGTAAAATCTTTGGGAAAGCCATCAGCTATGAACTACATATTGAAGAAAGCCAAAGGAATCAGTATCAAATCCACTTGTCTTGTCTTCAACCTAGATTGTACCAGCAGATGCTGAGCAATAGCCCAGCTTTGCTTGAAAATCAGCTGGTAACCATTGTCAAGGATGCTGCTTATAAGTTTACTCCACAGATAGACTTTCAAGAACCCTTCTTTATTGATTGTTCCCACAATGAGGTATGCCTGCAGGCTAGATTTTCTACTAGATAA